A stretch of the Pseudomonas helvetica genome encodes the following:
- the nirD gene encoding nitrite reductase small subunit NirD, translated as MNWLDICALEEINALGSRIVSGPKGDIAIFRTSDDEVFALDDRCPHKGGPLSQGLIYGKRVACPLHNWQIDLESGQALAPDVGCAHHHPARVENGRVMLALREAG; from the coding sequence ATGAACTGGCTGGATATCTGCGCACTCGAAGAAATCAACGCCTTGGGCTCGCGCATCGTCAGCGGCCCCAAAGGTGACATCGCGATTTTTCGCACCAGTGACGACGAGGTTTTCGCTCTCGACGACCGCTGCCCACACAAGGGTGGACCGCTGTCCCAAGGACTGATCTACGGTAAACGCGTCGCCTGCCCGTTGCACAACTGGCAGATCGACCTGGAGTCCGGTCAGGCCCTGGCGCCTGATGTCGGTTGCGCCCATCACCATCCGGCGCGGGTGGAGAACGGTCGGGTCATGCTGGCTCTGCGGGAAGCAGGCTGA